The nucleotide window CGGGGATAGCCTGACCACGGGGCGATGACCTTGGAGACGAGCACGAACAATGCGCCGGAGATGAGACTCATCACCGTGAGCGCGAACAGGCCGAGGAGAGATTCTCGCCGAGCATGTCGTCGCGCGATCTGGCGGCTGGCACGGGTTGGCACCGGTTGGCGACTCGGACGGATTGATAGACATACGATACGAGCATTGCGTAGAAGACGTAGTAGCGATCAGTTCGGCATCGCAACTACTTCCACGATTCTAAATCCATGGCGCGCTGCCCTTTCCACTTCCTTCATGGGGTCGATCCCAACACGTGTCCAAGGTCGCCCCAAATGGCTGCGCCATCCATAAGTTGTCAGCCTTCGCAACTGACCTCCGACCGGGTAAGAACGACTAAGATACCCACGCACTACGCGGGGCGACTGTAAATCATCGAGGTTCGCGGCGATGTCAGTCGCCTGCTCAGGAGTATTGTCGACTTCAAATGCATTTGCACACCACTCGCCAATGGTGTAGGACAGCAAATCACATATGCCGTCCTTGGTGGCATTCTTCGGATGGCTGCCGACGGGAGTCCTTGACCATGACAATCTACCTTCGCGGTCGTAGCGTTCGCCGTGGTTCTTCCCCGGAGTCGCGTCACCCCACGGCCAGTTTCTTCGCTCTGGCCCACGTGCTGCTAGCTCCCATTCCTCGCTGGGCAGGCGATACTGCTTTCCGGTTTGTTCGGAGTACCATTCGCAAAACAGAACCGCTCCCTTCCAAGTCACTTGGTTTGCGGGAGTTGCCTCGGCGCCCTCGCGTGGAACGTATTTGCCATCATCGCCAAGGGTGATCGTCGAATACTTGTATTCTCCGATGTCCTGGTGATTGTAAAGCGTTCGCCGGTCAAGTTCGTTCGTCCGCTCGGAGTTGAGGAACGCGCACATCTGCTTCGCCGTCACCGGATACTTGCCGATTCGAAACGTCTCCACGGTGACCTCCATCGGCGCTTCGTCATCGTGGTACTCACTGTCCCCCGGCTTCAAGGGCGTGCCCATCGTGAATGTCGCCCCCTGAATGAGGACGGTTTCGATGGTTGGGGTTTCAGTTTCGGCCGCGTTGCCGACACAGCACATCAAGAGTGGCAAAAGCAGGCCAAGTGTTGGCGTTCGCATAAGTTGACCTCACCGGGGCGCCCTTGTGCTGTCGTCGCAAGAATCAGAAATACACCACCCGCTCCCCGTCCGTGCCGATGCCGTTCGGGAAGAAAACGTTCCGGCGATGTTCAACGCCGTCGATATTGACTACGATAGCGCCGTCGCTGGGAGGGATAGGATCGCAACATTCGCGGAGCCCCACTTCCCCGGGCCCGACGCGTGATAAGCCGAATTCCCGGTCGCCGACTAAGAGTGTTAGCAAGACTTTTGAGGAATGCCCGTGATT belongs to Planctomycetia bacterium and includes:
- a CDS encoding SUMF1/EgtB/PvdO family nonheme iron enzyme, which translates into the protein MRTPTLGLLLPLLMCCVGNAAETETPTIETVLIQGATFTMGTPLKPGDSEYHDDEAPMEVTVETFRIGKYPVTAKQMCAFLNSERTNELDRRTLYNHQDIGEYKYSTITLGDDGKYVPREGAEATPANQVTWKGAVLFCEWYSEQTGKQYRLPSEEWELAARGPERRNWPWGDATPGKNHGERYDREGRLSWSRTPVGSHPKNATKDGICDLLSYTIGEWCANAFEVDNTPEQATDIAANLDDLQSPRVVRGYLSRSYPVGGQLRRLTTYGWRSHLGRPWTRVGIDPMKEVERAARHGFRIVEVVAMPN